GGAGTCGATCGCCCCGCTCGGCTGGCTGCTGCTCGTCACCTGCCGCGTACGGACGATCGTGATCGGGGACGACGACCACCCGCTCGCGCACCGGCGCGGACGCTACGAACTGGGCTGACCGGCCGCTCGGCGACGCAGGGTTGCTGCCAGCAGTAGTCCTGCCGCAACCTGGAACACCCCTATGATCACGACGAGTATCGGCAGTGCGTTTTGGTACAGCGCCCCCGAAAGCACCCCGCCGAGCACGGCGGCACTCCCCTGAACGGCCGCGAACACCCCGAAAGCCGTCGCCCGGCGTTCGGGCGCGACAAGGTCGGCGATGAGCGCTTTGACAGTCGAGTCCTGCAGACCACCGGCCGCGCCCCACACGATCACGCCCGCGACCACCGCGCCGAGCGACTCGCCGAAGGCCAGCACCGGCACGACGGCGACCAGCACCGGCACCGCATAGAGCACCCGTGCCCCCACGCGGTCATACGCGGCACCCGCAGCGACCGCTGCCACGGCGGCGGTCGCCTGACCTGCCGCGAACACCAAGGGCACCGCCCACAGCGGAACCAACGCGGCGTCCGCCATGTGATAGGAGATCACGGTGAAACTCACCAGACCCGCCGTGGTCAGCGCCGACGAAGCCGCGAACCAGAGGAAACCGCCACCGAGACCGTCGCCTAGCCCTGCCACCCACCAGCCACGGCCCACCTCGTCTGGTTTGTCCTCCCGAACGGCGCTCGGATCGGGGCCGGACGACGCCACGGTCTCGACCGAGCCCACAGCGTGGACCCGTAGCCACGCGAGGACGGCAAGGCTGATGAGCCCCGGGACGATCAGCACCGCCAGCGCAGCCCACATGTGCCCGGTGAGGGCGATCACACCGGCCACGATCAGGGGGCCCAGCAGCGCACCCATCTCGTCCAGC
The Brooklawnia cerclae genome window above contains:
- a CDS encoding MFS transporter, which translates into the protein MGVDAVVRRGAWRAVVGFGLVSLLSDVVADGSKSIVGPFLQSLGATAFVTGLVGGLAEATSLVLRLVFGPVADRKGSYWRLTMVGYAMTAVFVPLLALTPFLGSVGLVVASSLVVAERLGKAIRSPSKSVLLARVTGIVGHGKGFGVHKALDEMGALLGPLIVAGVIALTGHMWAALAVLIVPGLISLAVLAWLRVHAVGSVETVASSGPDPSAVREDKPDEVGRGWWVAGLGDGLGGGFLWFAASSALTTAGLVSFTVISYHMADAALVPLWAVPLVFAAGQATAAVAAVAAGAAYDRVGARVLYAVPVLVAVVPVLAFGESLGAVVAGVIVWGAAGGLQDSTVKALIADLVAPERRATAFGVFAAVQGSAAVLGGVLSGALYQNALPILVVIIGVFQVAAGLLLAATLRRRAAGQPSS